DNA sequence from the Deltaproteobacteria bacterium HGW-Deltaproteobacteria-2 genome:
TTTTCAAACTCGCAAATTTCCGGGGGTCTGAGCAACAGACAACCGTAATAAGAAACCGGTTTCAAACCGGTAAGCGGCTTAACTACCTTCGCTGTCAGCGCATCAATACCGATTTCATTGTAAAGGATATCGATGGGATTGCGAATCGCAATGCCACCCTGATATTTTGCTCCAACCACGCCTTCAATCTTTGCTTTGAGGTCTTTGTCGGCTTTTAAATGATGCTCGGCTGTTTTAAAACGATTGTAACAGGCGGCACAGGGCACCATGACATCCATCGCGTCTTTTTCCGCGGCAATCAGATTACGCGCCGAAAGCGCAATGGATAAATCAAAATTTGTGCTGTGCGCGGAAGAAGCTCCGCAGCAGGACCAGTCGTCAACTTCCTTCAGTTCGATATTGAGGGCTCGACTGACGGCCTTCATGGACTGATCATATTCTTTTCCCGTCGCGTGCAGCGAGCAGCCCGGATAGTATGAAACTTTCAACTCTAGCCTCCTTAACTTTCTTTACGAGTGCTTTGTTTTTTCAAAAATATTTTTTACCGATTTCATGTCTTTCGTCCGCGGTGAAAGCAGCGACAGCTTGCCTTTCATGAACATATCCAGACCCAGCATCGCGTCGGAGAATAGATCTCCGGACTTGAGTTTGTACTCCACCATCATAATCGGTTCGTTGATTCGGCCGCCTCTCTTCATGCCGGCGAGGAACGCTTCATGGAACTTCAGCACATTCTTCTCGTAGGCGCCGACACCGGTTTCGATAGCCATCTGCCTCAGCACATCCATCATTCGGGCAATATCGACCTTATTGGGACAGCGCGTAATGCAGGTTTCACAGGACAGACAGATCCAGATGGTCGAACTGTTGAGCACCTTGTCGCGCTGACCGTTCTGAATCATTTTGATAACCTTGTTGGGGTTATACTCCATGTGCTTTGTCATAGGACAACCGGCCGTGCATTTACGGCAGTGATAACAGGCCTGCAACGGTACACCGTGTATTTTTTTGTTTACTTCTTCCAGAAAAGTTTCCATGTAAACTCCATTATCTCGAACTAATTATGGGTTGTAGACAAAGTCTCCCTTATCGTGATGTTCATCGTACTTACCGAGCGGCGGCATATCTTCCATCGAAGAACCGGCTCGGCTTCCGAACATTTCCCAGCCGTCCTTGTCAATCTTCTTGAGGAACTTGCGCAGGTCGACGCCCATCGGGCAAACGGAAACGCAGGAGCCGCAGTCAACACAGCGTCCGACCATGTGATACAAACGCATAAACTGAAACACCTGAGTGTCGGCCTTATCTTCGCCGATGCCCACCCACTGCGGCTGACTCTGTTCCACAAAACAGGTCGGGCAATAGCAGGACGGACAAGCCTGACGGCAGGCGTTGCAGCGCATGCATTTGTCCATTTCCTTGATAAAGTAAGCCCAGCGTTCTTCGATCGGCTTGCCTTCAAATTCTTTTACTTCGTTATATTCCGCGTCGGGATTCATCGCCGGAGCGTTTTGGCCTACCATGACGTCGGAAATTATTGGATTATTGAACCGGCAGGTTTTGCAGCAATCCGCCAGCACATCTTTAAGAGCGACTGTCTTATCGCCGTCGGATGTTTTCATCTTGATCTGACCGCCGTCAAGCGATCCGTCCACGATGTCCGCGCCGCCGATGGCCACTTTCAGACCTTTGCCATCCACGTAACCATCGCAGGGAACGCCGATAATGTAAATCTCATCGCGGCCGTATTGTCTTTCCTGCAGGTGAATGATCAGCGATCTGGTCGTGCAGCCGCGGGCGACAACACCAATAACCTTTTTCTTCCGGTCTTCCGGTTTGACCCGCTTTTGTGAATTTTTATGCGCGGTGATCAAGTCATGAACATACTTGGCCAGATTCTGCGTGCAGAGATTATTCCAGACAAGCTTGTCGGCTTCCTCCGGCGCCGTGATAAAGCAGGGCGTTGCTGTTAATGGAAGCGTGCCTTTTTCATAACCGATGATCACGTCGGCCTTCTTTTCCAAAAGCAGCCTTTTTGCTTCTTTCTTTACTAATTTACCGGCCGGTCCCATGGCCTTTACTTTCTCCGTAACACCTTTGATGACCTGTGCCCATCTGTCGCCTTCGGAGGCGGAAACCCAGGTAAATATGGTTCTGTCGCCTTCCACACCGATGTAGTTCAGGAAACTTTTTAACGTCGCAAACTTGCGGCGCGCCACCAGATTTCCCGAGATATAGTGGCATTCACCCGGGTGTCAACCCGAAACCAGAACGCCATCGGCTCCGGTCTGCAGGGCTTTCACTATATAGAAAGGATTTATTCTTCCCGTGCAGGGAACGCGAATAATGCGCACATTCGGCGGATACTGAATTCTGCTGATACCAGCCAGATCGGCTCCCGCGTAAGTACACCAGTTGCAGACGATTGCAACGATTTTCGGTACCCATTCTTTGTTTGCTAAATTTTCAGCCATATATTCTCCTTCCGGCGGCAATGCGGCTTTATCAGCCGTTTACCTTAGTTTAAATTATATATCTGGGCCAACACTTCTTCGTTGTTGAAACCGTTAAGATCAACGGCATTCATACGGCAGGATGCCGTGCAAACTCCGCAACCCTTGCAAAGAACCGTGTTGACTTCAGCGCAGCCTTCCGCAACATTGACCTGAATTGCACTATAAGGACAATTGATTTCCGCAAGCAGAGCATCTTTCTTTGTTCACATAAGCTGTTTTACCTTCCGCCTCGATGAAATCAAGACACAGAACCATGACGGCGCGTGAAACAGCAGCGTTGGCCTGAGTAATTGATTCGTCACTGAATTTGGGCGAGTGAGACATGCCGCACATGAACACACCGTCTGTTGCGAAATCAACGGGGCGGAGTTTAACGTGAGCTTCGAGGAAGAAGCCGTCCTGATTGGTGGGCACTTTCAACATCTGTCCGATGGCCGCGTTTTCCGGATTCGGCACAACACCGATGCTCAGAGCCACTATATCAGCAGGCAGATTGACCTGTTCGTTAAGAATCGGGTCAAATACTTTGACTTCCACCTTATCTCCGACGGCAACAACCTCCGGTTTACGATCTTCTTCATAAGAGATGAATTTGATATTTAGTTCACGTGCTTTCTTATAATAATCTTCTTTGAAAGCGAAGGTGCGGATATCGCGATAAATGATAGTGATGTCGCGCGAAGGATCGGCAGCTTTGAGTTCCAGCGCATTCTTGATCGCTTCAGAGCAGCAGTAACGGCTGCAATACGGTCTTTCCTTGTCGCGGCTTCCCACGCAATTAATCATAACGACGTTTTTCACCGCAGCGAGCTTGGGATCTTTTTCGTAAATCAGAGTTTCCAGCTCTCTTTGTGATTTCACCGCGGCATTCTGACCGTAGAGATATTCCTGGGTCTTGTTTTCATAAGCGCCGGCGGCCACAATCACTACGCCGTGTTCAAATACTTTTTCGCCTTCCTTGACCTTGACTGTAGTCTTATAATTTCCGATGAAACCTTCGATCTTATCGATCTTGGCGCTCGTCGCAACGGTGATCAGAGGATTCTTGTAAACTTTTTCCAGAAGCGCTTTTAAGTGAGCCTTGGCATCAAGGCCTTCCAGCGTTTTATAAAGATGATTGTAATTACCGCCGAGACGATCCTCTTTTTCCACGATGCAAGAAGCAAATCCCTGATCGGCCAGCGACAGCGCTGCTGTCATACCGGCCAAACCGCCGCCGATAATCAAAGCCTGATGATTGACGGAAAGCTGACCCGGTTTCAAAGGTTTCAGGTATTGAGCCTTGGCTACAGCCATGCGCAGCAGATCTTTTGCTTTTTCGGTAGCTGCTTCCGGTTCGTGCATATGCACCCATGAATCCTGATCGCGGATATTGGCCATCTCAAACAAATATCTGTTCAAACCGGCCTTTTCGCAGTTTTCCTGGAACAGGCCTTCATGCGTACGGGGTGAACAGGATGCTACAACAACACGGGTGAGATCTTTTTCCTTGATAACTTCGGCCATCTTCACCGCCGTATCCTGCGAACAGGTAAAGAGGTTGTCGGCCGTGTAAACAACATTGGGCAGTGTCGCGGCATAATCTCTGACTGCCGGAACATCAACAACACCGCCGATATTGATACCGCAATGACAGACAAACACGCCGGTGCGCACTCCAGTGCCGCGCATATCTTTTTCTTCTGGATTTTCCACCGGAGTAATCATCGTTCCGCGCCTTGCGGCCAGTAATCCTTCCGCACACGCGGCGGCGGCTGAGGCTTCCATAACCGTTTCGGGAATATCTTTAGGTCCGCCGAATGCGCCGCAGACGAAAACGCCGGGGCGTGATGTCTGAACAGGATTTTCCAACTGTGTTTTACAGAAACCATGCTCTTCCAGATCAATGCCCATGCTGGCAGCCAGCTTTTTGGCTTCCTTGGGCGGTGTGAGACCGACGGACAGAACGACCATATCAAATTCTTCTTCGTTTAAGGTTCCATCCTGATTGACATATTTCATCACCAGATTGTTCGTCTGCTGCATTTCTTTAATGACTGACGGCATCGAACGAATATAGCGAATTCCGTATTCATCTTTAGCGCGATTGACAAAACGGTCGAAATCCTTGCCATGAGCGCGAATGTCCATGTAGAAAATTGTCGGTTCCAGTCCCTTGGCATGTTCTTTAGCGATAATCGCTTCCTTGGTCGCATACATACAGCAAACCGATGAACACCAGCTGTTATCACAGGAAACATCGCGTGAACCGACGCATTGAATGAAGGCGATTTTTTTGGGCTCCTTGCCGTCGGAGATTCTCTGAACGTGACCGAAGAAAGGTCCGGACGCGGACAGGATTCTTTCGAACTGAAGCGCCGAAACAACGTTTTTATAAATACCGTAACCGAATTCGCCGCGCAGACGCGCGTCGAAAATTTCGAAACCGGGCGAAGCGATTACAGCGCCGACTTCGATGGTTTCTTCTTCAATCGTCATGTCGTGGTCAATGGCCTTGGCGATACAGGCATCCACGCACTGATAACATTCCGAACAAATACCGCAATTTAAACAGCGCAGTGCTTCCGCTTTGGCCTGTGCTTCGTCAAAACCAATACCGACTTCCTTGAAATTGGTTCTGCGTTCTTCCGGTTTCATGAGGGGATATTTTTCACGGGGGACTTTGGCCACGTTGGAAACATCGGCCTTATCAGCCAGATCTTTGGTCCAGTCTTTGGCGCGGCCGGCTTTTACATCTTCGCCCATCAGATAACGATTGATGGATTTGGCCGCTTCCTTACCGGCAAACACGGCCTTAACAACTGTCTGCGGACCGGTAGCCACGTCACCACCGGTGAAAACCCCGGCAACATTGGTCGCATAAGTAACTTCATCGTAATCGAGGTTATTCCACTTATTAATGGAAACGCCGCTTTCTTTGGTAATGAAAGATAAATCTGCTTCCTGACCAATGGCGGGAACGATAGAATCGCATTCAACTATAAATTCAGAACCTTTTATTTCAACAGGACGGCGACGACCGCTCTTATCAGGTTCGCCTAATTCCATTCGGGTACATTCGACACCGGTAACTTTTCCGTCCTTGCCTACAACACGCTTGGGGGCAACGAGGAATTTCATTTCGACGCCTTCTTCAATAGCCTCTTCGATTTCTTCGGGTGCTGCAGGCATTTCCGCACGGGTCCGGCGATAGAGAATGAAAACTTCTTTCGAACCGGTTCTGACGGCTGTCCGCACAGCATCCATGGCCACGTTACCACCGCCGACAACGGCGACCTTGTCGCCCAGGGAAACTTTCTTGCCTAGATTGATCTGCATCAGATAATCGACGCCATGAATCACGCCCTGCATATCCTCGCCGGGAATATTGAGCTTGCTGCTCTTCATGGTACCGCAGCCGATGAAAATCGCGCTGTAATCGGACTTCAGTTTGTCAAAAGAAATATCTTTGCCGATTTTTGTATTGAGGTGAATCTTAACGCCCAAGTCTTCCATGACCTTGATTTCTGCATTGAGGACTTTTTTGGGAAGGCGGTATTCGGGAATACCGACGGCCATCCAACCACCCGCTACGGGCAGGGCTTCAAAAACTTCCACATCATAACCTTCAATGGCCAGGTAGTAAGCACAGGTCAATCCCGAGGGGCCGGCGCCGATAACGGCGACCTTTTTGCCCTTGCTTTCCTTCTTTTCGGGCATATAGCGGGTATCGCTGTTCATGTCGAGATCCGCAACGAACTGCTTGAGGTGCATAATATCAATGGG
Encoded proteins:
- a CDS encoding heterodisulfide reductase subunit B yields the protein MKVSYYPGCSLHATGKEYDQSMKAVSRALNIELKEVDDWSCCGASSAHSTNFDLSIALSARNLIAAEKDAMDVMVPCAACYNRFKTAEHHLKADKDLKAKIEGVVGAKYQGGIAIRNPIDILYNEIGIDALTAKVVKPLTGLKPVSYYGCLLLRPPEICEFENYENPFMMDKIMAAMGTEVKNWSYKTDCCGGSLAISKTAIVVDMCDNLMNAAREAGANCVVTACPLCMANLDMRPSEGKKLPVFYFTELISLAMDLPGSKDTFKSHIFDPQPLLKQLGLI
- a CDS encoding heterodisulfide reductase; translation: METFLEEVNKKIHGVPLQACYHCRKCTAGCPMTKHMEYNPNKVIKMIQNGQRDKVLNSSTIWICLSCETCITRCPNKVDIARMMDVLRQMAIETGVGAYEKNVLKFHEAFLAGMKRGGRINEPIMMVEYKLKSGDLFSDAMLGLDMFMKGKLSLLSPRTKDMKSVKNIFEKTKHS
- a CDS encoding 4Fe-4S ferredoxin, coding for MARRKFATLKSFLNYIGVEGDRTIFTWVSASEGDRWAQVIKGVTEKVKAMGPAGKLVKKEAKRLLLEKKADVIIGYEKGTLPLTATPCFITAPEEADKLVWNNLCTQNLAKYVHDLITAHKNSQKRVKPEDRKKKVIGVVARGCTTRSLIIHLQERQYGRDEIYIIGVPCDGYVDGKGLKVAIGGADIVDGSLDGGQIKMKTSDGDKTVALKDVLADCCKTCRFNNPIISDVMVGQNAPAMNPDAEYNEVKEFEGKPIEERWAYFIKEMDKCMRCNACRQACPSCYCPTCFVEQSQPQWVGIGEDKADTQVFQFMRLYHMVGRCVDCGSCVSVCPMGVDLRKFLKKIDKDGWEMFGSRAGSSMEDMPPLGKYDEHHDKGDFVYNP
- a CDS encoding hydrogenase iron-sulfur subunit produces the protein MAENLANKEWVPKIVAIVCNWCTYAGADLAGISRIQYPPNVRIIRVPCTGRINPFYIVKALQTGADGVLVSG
- a CDS encoding 4Fe-4S ferredoxin; the encoded protein is MLKDNEKVGAVMVVGSGIAGIQASLDLANSGMKVYLVENGISIGGVMAQLDKTFPTNDCSACILSPKLVEVGRHPNVEIKTRRTVEAVEGEPGKFKVKLTSAPRFVNLNKCTGCGDCANVCPVSVKAGFNGNLSERKAIYRHFPQAIPSGFAIDKLGTSPCKSNCPTHISVQGYVALIGEGKFKEALKLIKQDNPFPVVCGRVCNHPCETACMRGKVDDPIDIMHLKQFVADLDMNSDTRYMPEKKESKGKKVAVIGAGPSGLTCAYYLAIEGYDVEVFEALPVAGGWMAVGIPEYRLPKKVLNAEIKVMEDLGVKIHLNTKIGKDISFDKLKSDYSAIFIGCGTMKSSKLNIPGEDMQGVIHGVDYLMQINLGKKVSLGDKVAVVGGGNVAMDAVRTAVRTGSKEVFILYRRTRAEMPAAPEEIEEAIEEGVEMKFLVAPKRVVGKDGKVTGVECTRMELGEPDKSGRRRPVEIKGSEFIVECDSIVPAIGQEADLSFITKESGVSINKWNNLDYDEVTYATNVAGVFTGGDVATGPQTVVKAVFAGKEAAKSINRYLMGEDVKAGRAKDWTKDLADKADVSNVAKVPREKYPLMKPEERRTNFKEVGIGFDEAQAKAEALRCLNCGICSECYQCVDACIAKAIDHDMTIEEETIEVGAVIASPGFEIFDARLRGEFGYGIYKNVVSALQFERILSASGPFFGHVQRISDGKEPKKIAFIQCVGSRDVSCDNSWCSSVCCMYATKEAIIAKEHAKGLEPTIFYMDIRAHGKDFDRFVNRAKDEYGIRYIRSMPSVIKEMQQTNNLVMKYVNQDGTLNEEEFDMVVLSVGLTPPKEAKKLAASMGIDLEEHGFCKTQLENPVQTSRPGVFVCGAFGGPKDIPETVMEASAAAACAEGLLAARRGTMITPVENPEEKDMRGTGVRTGVFVCHCGINIGGVVDVPAVRDYAATLPNVVYTADNLFTCSQDTAVKMAEVIKEKDLTRVVVASCSPRTHEGLFQENCEKAGLNRYLFEMANIRDQDSWVHMHEPEAATEKAKDLLRMAVAKAQYLKPLKPGQLSVNHQALIIGGGLAGMTAALSLADQGFASCIVEKEDRLGGNYNHLYKTLEGLDAKAHLKALLEKVYKNPLITVATSAKIDKIEGFIGNYKTTVKVKEGEKVFEHGVVIVAAGAYENKTQEYLYGQNAAVKSQRELETLIYEKDPKLAAVKNVVMINCVGSRDKERPYCSRYCCSEAIKNALELKAADPSRDITIIYRDIRTFAFKEDYYKKARELNIKFISYEEDRKPEVVAVGDKVEVKVFDPILNEQVNLPADIVALSIGVVPNPENAAIGQMLKVPTNQDGFFLEAHVKLRPVDFATDGVFMCGMSHSPKFSDESITQANAAVSRAVMVLCLDFIEAEGKTAYVNKERCSACGNQLSL